From Juglans regia cultivar Chandler chromosome 6, Walnut 2.0, whole genome shotgun sequence, the proteins below share one genomic window:
- the LOC118348769 gene encoding uncharacterized protein LOC118348769 isoform X2, translating to MKAIDCHHRNTRNSTAEHRRQSESPPLVIVRFSIFPSDLAWRLGREIRLRIKIIYCTKVSDFPRFAAATQTKLLELLGKLKQEDRPEQNWHPEQTRQSDPTRV from the exons ATGAAGGCCATCGACTGCCACCATCGCAACACACGGAACTCAACCGCGGAACACCGTCGTCAGTCGGAGTCGCCACC gCTAGTGATTGTGCGATTTTCAATCTTCCCTAGTGATTTAGCATGGAGACTGGGGAGAGAGATCCGATTAAGgattaaaatcatttattgtacAAAAGTCTCTGATTTTCCCAG GTTCGCGGCAGCGACACAGACTAAATTGCTTGAATTGCTGGGGAAACTTAAGCAGGAG GACCGACCCGAACAGAACTGGCATCCAGAACAAACAAGACAGTCTGACCCGACCCGAGTTTGA
- the LOC109013780 gene encoding pentatricopeptide repeat-containing protein At4g02750-like, with amino-acid sequence MLKAMRGSYRLRQLHSTSHRSLHNEPINKSLQNIRKTTTPSKKTLNSRHDAKNKKSPISDSEIVKWNMSITAHMRNCQCESALRVFNSMPRRSSVSYNAMISGYLSNDKFDLAREVFEKTPNRDLVSWNLMLSGFVRNGNLGAARSLFDQMPERDVVSWNAMLSGYAQNGYVDEARKIFDRMPDKNVISWNGILAAYVQNGRIEEARNLFESKTDWEVVSWNCLMGGYVKRKRLVDARCLFDRMPIRDEISWNTLITGYAQNGELLEARRLFDESPTRDVFTWTTMVSGYVQNGMLDEARRFFDEMPKKNEVSWNAMIAGYVQCKRMDIARELFEAMPYRNISSWNTMITGYAQGGDISQARNLFDRMPRRDGISWAAIIAGYAQIGQGEEALQLFVKMKRDGERLNRSSFTCSLRACADVAALELGKQLHGQLVKAGYETGCYVGNALLAMYCKCGDIDEAYDVFEDIAEKDVVSWNTMIAGYARHGFGKEALMVFESMKTVGINPDDVTMVGVLSACSHTGLVDKGTQYFYSMDRDYGITANSKHYTCMIDLLGRAGRLDEAQNLMRNMPFEPDAATWGAVLGASRIHGNTELGEKAAEMIFEMEPDNAGMYVLLSNLYAASGRWVDVSKMRLKMRDSGVKKVPGYSWLEVQNMIHTFSVGDHFHPDREKIYAFLEELDLKMKLDGYVSSTKLVLHDVEEEEKEHMLKYHSEKLAVAFGILSIPAGRPIRVMKNLRVCEDCHNAIKHISKIEGRLIILRDSHRFHHFSGGSCSCGDYW; translated from the exons ATGCTTAAAGCAATGCGCGGGAGTTACCGTTTGAGACAGTTACACAGCACCAGCCATCGCTCACTCCATAACGAACCCATCAACAAGAGCCtccaaaacataagaaaaaccACAACTCCATCAAAGAAAACATTAAACAGTAGGCACGATGCTAAGAACAAGAAGTCACCCATCTCAGACTCGGAAATAGTGAAATGGAACATGTCCATCACCGCCCACATGCGCAACTGCCAGTGCGAGTCCGCTCTCCGCGTCTTCAATTCCATGCCACGCCGGAGCTCGGTCTCCTATAACGCCATGATCTCTGGGTACTTGTCGAATGACAAGTTTGATCTTGCAAGAGAAGTGTTTGAGAAAACGCCCAACAGAGACTTGGTTTCTTGGAATTTGATGCTTAGTGGGTTTGTGAGAAATGGTAACCTTGGAGCTGCTCGTTCTTTGTTTGATCAGATGCCCGAAAGGGATGTTGTTTCATGGAATGCTATGTTGTCTGGGTACGCTCAGAATGGATATGTCGATGAGGCGAGGAAGATTTTTGATAGGATGCCGGATAAGAATGTAATTTCATGGAATGGGATACTTGCAGCATATGTGCAGAATGGAAGAATAGAGGAAGCTAGGAACTTGTTTGAGTCAAAAACGGATTGGGAAGTGGTGTCTTGGAATTGTTTGATGGGTGGGTATGTAAAGAGGAAGAGGTTGGTTGATGCTAGGTGTCTGTTTGATCGGATGCCTATTAGAGATGAGATTTCTTGGAATACTTTGATTACAGGTTATGCACAGAATGGAGAGTTGTTGGAAGCAAGAAGATTGTTTGACGAGTCTCCTACTCGGGATGTCTTTACATGGACCACAATGGTGTCTGGATATGTGCAGAATGGGATGTTGGATGAAGCAAGGAGATTTTTTGATGAGatgccaaaaaaaaatgaggtctcGTGGAATGCTATGATTGCGGGATATGTGCAGTGCAAGAGAATGGACATAGCAAGGGAATTGTTTGAGGCCATGCCTTATCGGAACATAAGCTCTTGGAACACAATGATTACAGGCTATGCTCAGGGAGGTGATATTTCTCAAGCTAGGAACTTGTTTGATAGGATGCCTCGACGTGACGGTATTTCTTGGGCAGCAATCATTGCTGGTTATGCTCAGATTGGTCAGGGTGAAGAGGCTCTGCAGCtatttgtaaaaatgaaaaggGATGGGGAAAGATTGAATAGGTCTTCATTTACCTGTTCTCTGAGGGCATGTGCTGATGTTGCTGCTCTGGAGTTGGGGAAGCAATTGCATGGGCAGCTTGTTAAGGCAGGGTATGAGACTGGGTGTTATGTGGGGAATGCACTTCTGGCAATGTATTGTAAATGTGGAGACATAGATGAAGCCTATGATGTTTTTGAAGATATAGCAGAAAAGGATGTTGTCTCTTGGAACACCATGATTGCAGGATATGCAAGGCATGGATTTGGCAAAGAGGCTCTGATGGTTTTTGAGTCAATGAAGACAGTGGGTATCAACCCAGATGATGTTACTATG GTTGGTGTACTGTCTGCTTGCAGTCATACAGGTTTGGTAGACAAGGGTAcccaatatttttattcaatggATCGAGATTATGGTATAACAGCAAACTCAAAACACTATACTTGTATGATCGATCTTCTTGGTCGAGCTGGGCGTCTGGACGAGGCTCAGAATCTAATGAGAAATATGCCTTTCGAACCAGATGCTGCTACATGGGGTGCTGTACTTGGTGCAAGCAGGATTCATGGCAACACTGAATTAGGTGAAAAGGCTGCTGAGATGATTTTTGAGATGGAACCTGATAATGCAGGAATGTATGTTCTTCTCTCAAATTTATATGCAGCTTCAGGTAGATGGGTTGATGTTAGCAAGATGAGATTGAAAATGAGGGATAGTGGTGTGAAGAAAGTACCTGGTTATAGTTGGCTAGAAGTGCAGAATATGATCCATACATTTTCAGTTGGTGACCATTTCCACCCAGACAGGGAGAAAATATATGCATTTTTAGAAGAGTTGGATCTGAAAATGAAGCTGGATGGGTATGTTTCTTCTACAAAACTGGTTTTACATGATGTGGAAGAAGAGGAGAAGGAGCATATGCTCAAGTACCACAGTGAGAAATTGGCCGTGGCATTTGGAATTCTTTCAATACCTGCTGGGAGACCAATACGTGTAATGAAAAATTTGCGAGTGTGTGAAGATTGTCACAATGCCATCAAACACATATCCAAGATAGAGGGAAGGTTGATAATCTTAAGGGATTCTCACCGCTTTCACCACTTCAGTGGTGGTTCATGTTCATGCGGGGATTACTGGTGA
- the LOC118348769 gene encoding uncharacterized protein LOC118348769 isoform X3, whose protein sequence is MKAIDCHHRNTRNSTAEHRRQSESPPFAAATQTKLLELLGKLKQELHSWSGRARHGCSCVPGVIAAWILLALAMALAGDGDNGGPGMK, encoded by the exons ATGAAGGCCATCGACTGCCACCATCGCAACACACGGAACTCAACCGCGGAACACCGTCGTCAGTCGGAGTCGCCACC GTTCGCGGCAGCGACACAGACTAAATTGCTTGAATTGCTGGGGAAACTTAAGCAGGAG CTGCATTCTTGGAGTGGGAGAGCTCGTCATGGCTGCAGCTGCGTTCCTGGAGTCATTGCTGCGTGGATCCTGCTGGCTCTAGCCATGGCACTCGCGGGTGACGGTGACAATGGTGGCCCTGGGATGAAATGA
- the LOC108984288 gene encoding laccase-1 — MEGLCQHYRFFFAITLQVLLLAGLDLQLSYSSTTTQSFHFNVEWKKVSRLCHTKPLLTVNGEYPGPTIAVHEGDNVEIKVTNNMAMNTTIHWHGIRQLRTGWADGPAYITQCPIRGGQSYTYKFTVIDQRGTLLWHAHYGWQRSSVHGSFIIHPRMPYPFSVPIQSEVPIILGEWWNAEVAAVENEMMLYGGGPNSSDAYTINGLPGPLYPCSNKDTYIQTVEHGKTYMLRIINAALNNELFFAIAKHTLTVVEVDAVYTRPFTTTAIMVAPGQTTNVLFTANRIPDSSGMFVMAVTPYITSIFPFNNSTSVGFLRYSNFRTETSETPFLPRSSAFHNLPEMRDTAFATRFSKKIRSLASPEYPCHVPKKIDKRVITTISLNLQDCPANKTCKGYEDKRFFASMNNQSFVRPLKSILEYHYKNFTAYSLDFPEKPPNAFDYTGVDPVKENMNTEFGTRLLILPYGTKIEIVLQDTGFLNVENHPIHVHGHNFFIVGSGFGNFDAIKDPKNYNLVNPPERNTVAVPAGGWAAIRFNADNPGVWFIHCHLEEHTSWGLAMAFIVKNGPEQSQSLLPPPQDLPSC, encoded by the exons ATGGAGGGCTTGTGCCAACATTACAGGTTCTTCTTTGCAATAACACTTCAAGTCTTGTTACTGGCAGGGCTTGATCTTCAGTTATCTTATTCTTCTACAACCACTCAGAGCTTTCATTTTAAT GTTGAGTGGAAGAAGGTGAGTCGTTTGTGCCACACAAAGCCACTTCTAACGGTGAATGGGGAGTATCCAGGGCCGACCATTGCTGTTCATGAAGGCGACAATGTAGAAATAAAGGTCACTAATAACATGGCCATGAACACCACTATCCATTG GCATGGAATAAGGCAACTAAGAACAGGATGGGCAGATGGACCAGCTTACATTACACAATGCCCTATAAGAGGAGGGCAGTCCTACACATACAAGTTCACTGTGATCGACCAAAGAGGCACCCTCCTATGGCATGCACATTATGGTTGGCAACGTTCTTCAGTGCATGGCTCCTTCATAATCCACCCTCGCATGCCATATCCATTTTCAGTTCCAATCCAATCTGAAGTGCCCATTATATTAG GTGAATGGTGGAATGCAGAGGTAGCCGCAGTGGAAAATGAGATGATGTTGTATGGAGGTGGGCCTAATAGTTCAGATGCTTATACCATAAATGGCTTGCCAGGACCACTCTATCCTTGCTCTAACAAAG ATACTTACATCCAGACAGTGGAACATGGCAAAACCTACATGCTTAGAATCATTAATGCAGCACTCAACAATGAGCTATTCTTTGCCATAGCTAAACACACATTGACAGTTGTTGAAGTTGATGCAGTTTACACAAGACCTTTCACAACTACAGCAATTATGGTTGCTCCTGGACAAACTACCAATGTTCTGTTCACTGCAAATCGAATTCCAGACTCCTCAGGCATGTTTGTGATGGCAGTCACTCCTTATATAACTTCCATTTTTCCCTTCAATAACTCTACTTCAGTTGGCTTTTTAAGGTACAGTAATTTTAGGACAGAAACAAGTGAGACCCCTTTTTTGCCAAGGAGTTCTGCATTTCATAACCTTCCTGAAATGAGAGATACTGCCTTTGCTAcaagattttctaaaaaaatccGCAGCCTTGCATCTCCTGAGTATCCTTGTCATGTTCCCAAAAAGATTGATAAGCGAGTTATAACAACTATAAGCCTTAATCTTCAAGACTGTCCTGCAAACAAAACTTGCAAGGGCTATGAAGATAAGAGATTCTTTGCTTCCATGAATAATCAATCCTTTGTTCGGCCTTTGAAGTCGATATTGGAATACCATTACAAGAACTTCACTGCATACTCTTTAGATTTCCCGGAAAAGCCACCTAATGCTTTTGATTATACCGGAGTGGACCCAGTGAAGGAAAACATGAACACCGAGTTTGGTACAAGGCTTTTGATATTGCCATACGGCACAAAAATAGAAATTGTGCTGCAGGATACAGGTTTTCTTAACGTGGAGAACCATCCAATTCATGTCCATGGTCACAACTTCTTCATTGTTGGCAGTGGATTTGGAAATTTCGATGCTATAAAGGATCCCAAAAACTACAACCTTGTTAATCCTCCAGAAAGGAATACAGTGGCAGTTCCAGCTGGAGGATGGGCTGCAATTAGATTCAATGCAGACAATCCGGGAGTATGGTTCATTCATTGTCATCTTGAGGAACATACTTCCTGGGGACTAGCCATGGCTTTCATTGTCAAAAACGGCCCAGAACAGTCTCAGAGCTTGCTCCCACCACCTCAAGATCTTCCCTCCTGTTAA
- the LOC109013779 gene encoding mitogen-activated protein kinase 9-like — MDSQKKGGLETEFFTEYGEASRYQIQEVVGKGSYGVVGSAVDTHTGERVAIKKINDVFEHVSDATRILREIKLLRLLRHPDIVEIKHIMLPPSRREFRDIYVVFELMESDLHQVIKANDDLTPEHYQFFLYQLLRGLKYIHTANVFHRDLKPKNILANADCKLKICDFGLARVSFNDAPSAIFWTDYVATRWYRAPELCGSFFSKYTPAIDIWSIGCIFAEMLTGKALFPGKNVVHQLDLMTDLLGTPSQENIAKIRNEKARRYLGSMRKKQPVPFSQKFPNVDPLALRLLEHLLAFDPKDRPTAEEALADPYFHGLSNVDREPSTQPISKFEFEFERRKLAKDDVRELIYREILEYHPQMLREYLRGGDQTSFMYPSGVDRFKRQFAHLEEHYGKGERSTPLQRQHASLPRERVCAPKDGTANSENEIERRTAASVATSLVSPPSSQQYDNAENANVGSQNGPSKPNYSARSLLKSASISASKCVGVKASKDSEQDKPSAEDNGEEINGLSQKVAALHA; from the exons ATGGATTCCCAAAAGAAG GGTGGCTTAGAAACAGAGTTCTTCACAGAATATGGAGAGGCAAGTCGGTACCAAATTCAAGAAGTCGTTGGGAAAGGAAGTTATGGTGTTGTTGGCTCTGCAGTTGACACCCATACTGGAGAACGGGttgcaatcaagaaaattaatgatgttTTCGAACATGTTTCTGATGCCACAAGGATTCTGAGAGAAATTAAGCTCCTTCGGTTGTTGCGACATCCAGATATTGTAGAAATAAAGCATATTATGCTTCCTCCTTCACGGCGGGAATTTAGAGATATCTATGTTGTTTTTGAGTTAATGGAATCTGATCTTCATCAAGTAATTAAGGCAAATGATGATCTTACTCCTGAGcattatcaatttttcttgtatCAGCTTCTTCGTGGTCTTAAATATATTCATACAG CAAATGTATTTCACAGAGATTTAAAGCCCAAAAACATTCTTGCTAATGCTGACTGCAAATTAAAGATATGTGATTTTGGGCTTGCTCGTGTATCTTTCAATGATGCTCCATCAGCAATTTTCTGGACG GACTATGTTGCAACTCGATGGTATCGTGCTCCTGAGCTCTGTGGCTCTTTTTTCTCGAAA TACACCCCTGCTATTGATATTTGGAGCATAGGATGCATATTTGCTGAAATGCTTACAGGAAAAGCACTATTTCCTGGAAAAAATGTGGTGCACCAATTAGATCTCATGACTGATTTGCTTGGTACTCCTTCTCAAGAAAATATTGCAAAG ATTCGGAATGAAAAGGCAAGAAGGTATCTTGGTAGCATGCGGAAAAAGCAACCTGTTCCTTTCTCCCAAAAGTTCCCTAATGTGGATCCCTTGGCTCTTCGCTTACTAGAGCACCTACTTGCATTTGATCCGAAAGATCGTCCCACAGCGGAAGAG GCATTAGCTGATCCTTACTTTCATGGTTTGTCTAATGTGGATCGTGAACCATCCACTCAACCTATATCAaaatttgagtttgagtttgagagGAGGAAATTGGCTAAAGATGATGTTAGAGAGTTAATCTATAGAGAG ATTTTAGAATATCATCCCCAGATGCTGCGGGAGTATCTTCGAGGTGGAGATCAGACTAGCTTTATGTACCCAAG TGGTGTAGATCGTTTCAAACGGCAGTTTGCGCATCTTGAGGAGCATTATGGTAAAGGTGAAAGAAGCACTCCACTCCAAAGGCAGCATGCTTCCTTACCTAG GGAGCgggtttgtgcacccaaggatGGGACTGCTAACtcagaaaatgaaattgaaaggcGAACTGCAGCTTCTGTCGCTACAAGTCTGGTTAGTCCTCCAAGTTCGCAGCAATATGATAATGCCGAAAATGCTAACGTAGGTTCACAAAATGGACCTAGCAAGCCAAATTACAGTGCTCGTAGCCTGTTGAAGAGTGCTAGTATTAGTGCTTCCAAGTGTGTAGGTGTGAAAGCAAGTAAAGATTCAGAG CAGGACAAACCGAGTGCTGAGGACAATGGTGAGGAAATCAATGGCTTGTCGCAGAAAGTTGCCGCCCTACATGCCTGA
- the LOC118348769 gene encoding uncharacterized protein LOC118348769 isoform X1 has product MKAIDCHHRNTRNSTAEHRRQSESPPLVIVRFSIFPSDLAWRLGREIRLRIKIIYCTKVSDFPRFAAATQTKLLELLGKLKQELHSWSGRARHGCSCVPGVIAAWILLALAMALAGDGDNGGPGMK; this is encoded by the exons ATGAAGGCCATCGACTGCCACCATCGCAACACACGGAACTCAACCGCGGAACACCGTCGTCAGTCGGAGTCGCCACC gCTAGTGATTGTGCGATTTTCAATCTTCCCTAGTGATTTAGCATGGAGACTGGGGAGAGAGATCCGATTAAGgattaaaatcatttattgtacAAAAGTCTCTGATTTTCCCAG GTTCGCGGCAGCGACACAGACTAAATTGCTTGAATTGCTGGGGAAACTTAAGCAGGAG CTGCATTCTTGGAGTGGGAGAGCTCGTCATGGCTGCAGCTGCGTTCCTGGAGTCATTGCTGCGTGGATCCTGCTGGCTCTAGCCATGGCACTCGCGGGTGACGGTGACAATGGTGGCCCTGGGATGAAATGA